The Bernardetia litoralis DSM 6794 genome includes a window with the following:
- a CDS encoding vWA domain-containing protein: MEGYRFGKYTPPKSKKNNGFDKLLDIFLQLLSMAGGDVAKTMSWLTDLDRQHNLTGEGYGIGDFFEDLKEKGYLEENAATGEIKVMPKSDQTIRKSALDEIFGKLKKSKGGNHKTKFHGNSGDVSADERPYRFGDDLDQISFTESIKNAQINGGIGEFRMTENDLTIREKEYLAQTSTVLMIDISHSMILYGEDRITPAKKVAMALAELITTKYPKDTLDIIVFGNDAWQIEVKDLPYLEVGPYHTNTVAGLELAMGLLRRRKNPNKQIFMITDGKPTCIKKGLKYYKNSFGLDSTILNKTLNLAAQCKKLKTPITTFMIASDPYLQQFVKEFTATNGGNAYYSGLQGLGQLVFEDFKNNRRKQF, from the coding sequence ATGGAAGGTTATCGTTTCGGAAAATATACGCCACCAAAATCAAAAAAAAATAATGGTTTTGATAAATTATTAGATATTTTTCTTCAGCTTTTATCAATGGCAGGAGGAGATGTAGCAAAAACAATGTCTTGGCTAACTGATTTAGACAGACAACACAATCTCACAGGAGAAGGCTACGGAATAGGAGATTTTTTTGAAGATTTGAAGGAAAAAGGCTATTTAGAAGAAAATGCAGCTACTGGAGAAATAAAAGTAATGCCCAAAAGTGACCAAACAATCAGAAAAAGTGCATTAGATGAAATATTTGGAAAGCTCAAAAAATCTAAAGGAGGAAATCACAAAACAAAGTTTCATGGAAATAGTGGCGATGTTTCGGCAGATGAACGTCCATATCGTTTTGGAGATGATTTAGATCAAATTTCATTTACAGAATCTATCAAAAATGCTCAAATAAATGGTGGAATTGGAGAGTTTCGAATGACAGAAAATGACCTTACTATCAGAGAAAAGGAATATTTAGCCCAAACTTCAACCGTTTTGATGATTGATATTTCACACTCAATGATTTTGTATGGAGAAGACAGAATTACGCCAGCCAAAAAAGTGGCGATGGCACTTGCCGAACTTATTACTACAAAATATCCAAAAGATACATTAGATATTATCGTTTTTGGAAATGATGCATGGCAAATTGAAGTTAAAGATTTGCCTTATTTGGAAGTAGGACCTTATCATACTAATACAGTGGCTGGTTTGGAGCTTGCAATGGGACTTTTGCGTCGTCGTAAAAATCCAAACAAACAGATTTTTATGATAACAGATGGAAAGCCAACATGTATCAAAAAAGGCTTGAAATATTACAAAAATAGTTTTGGACTGGATTCAACTATTCTAAACAAAACACTGAATCTAGCAGCGCAGTGTAAAAAACTCAAAACGCCAATTACTACTTTTATGATTGCTTCTGATCCTTATTTACAACAATTTGTAAAAGAATTTACAGCTACAAATGGTGGAAATGCGTATTATTCGGGCTTGCAAGGATTAGGACAATTAGTATTTGAAGATTTTAAGAATAATCGTAGAAAGCAGTTTTAA
- the clpB gene encoding ATP-dependent chaperone ClpB, with product MNFNKFTIKAQDVVQKASTMATNAQQQIIQTGHILKSALDADENMTQFLINKLEINLTLLNQVLDEYIISYPKSSGAEPYLSNDSHAAIREAENYLKTFKDEFIAVEHIILGLLKGKDKTADLMREVGFNEDNLIKAIKELRGGRKVTDPNAESKYRSLERYSNNLTELARKGKIDPVIGRDEEIRRVLQILSRRTKNNPMLIGEPGVGKTAIIEGLAQRVVDGDVPENLKSVIIASLDLGMLVAGAKYKGEFEERLKSVIKEVTDSDGEIILFIDEIHTLIGAGSGGDSAMDAANLLKPALARGELRAIGATTLKEYQKYIEKDKALERRFQTVVVDEPSIQDAISILRGIKEKYELHHGVQIKDDALITAVQLSSRYIPDRQLPDKAIDLMDEAAAKLRIEINSMPQELDEIRRKVMQLEIEREAIRREGDKEKNTLLSREIADLRATQDGLMGRWEAEKGTLDEIRDTKEQLENFRIQAEQAERAGDYGKVAEIRYGKITETEQKLAKLQEAHEKVDNSKTMLQEVVTSEDIAEVVSKWTGIPVTKMLQGDREKLLNLEAELGRRVAGQTEAIAAVSDAVRRSRAGVQDPNRPIGSFIFLGTTGVGKTELAKALAEYLFNDDNAMVRIDMSEFQERHSVSRLIGAPPGYVGYDEGGQLTEAVRRKPYSVILLDEIEKAHPDVFNILLQVLDDGRLTDNKGRVANFKNSIVIMTSNTGSQIIQQNFTLANEKTDEQVEQIYEDTKIQVTELLKATMRPEFLNRIDEILIFKPLSRTEIRQIVDLQLKQIQNRLDENGITLEVSKEVLDYIGKIGYDPQFGARPLKRVVQREILNELSKEILAGKVTKETPVGVVLENGKITFVNSVLEE from the coding sequence ATGAACTTTAACAAATTCACGATAAAGGCGCAGGATGTAGTTCAGAAAGCCTCTACTATGGCTACCAATGCGCAACAACAAATCATTCAGACAGGACATATTTTGAAATCGGCTTTAGATGCTGATGAAAATATGACTCAATTTTTAATCAATAAATTAGAAATTAATCTTACTCTTCTTAATCAAGTTTTGGATGAGTATATTATTTCTTATCCAAAATCAAGTGGTGCAGAACCTTATCTTTCAAATGATTCTCATGCAGCTATCAGAGAAGCTGAAAATTATTTAAAAACATTCAAAGATGAGTTTATTGCTGTTGAGCATATCATTTTGGGACTTTTGAAAGGAAAAGACAAAACGGCTGACCTTATGCGTGAGGTTGGTTTTAATGAAGATAATTTAATAAAGGCAATCAAAGAACTTCGTGGAGGGCGCAAAGTAACTGACCCAAATGCAGAGTCAAAATATCGTTCTTTGGAGCGTTATTCAAATAATCTGACAGAGTTGGCACGAAAAGGAAAAATTGACCCTGTTATTGGACGTGATGAAGAAATCCGTAGAGTTTTGCAGATTCTTTCAAGACGTACCAAAAATAATCCAATGCTTATTGGTGAACCGGGAGTAGGTAAAACAGCAATTATTGAAGGACTTGCCCAACGTGTTGTTGATGGTGATGTGCCTGAAAATTTGAAGTCTGTAATTATTGCTTCTTTGGATTTGGGAATGCTCGTTGCAGGTGCAAAATACAAAGGAGAATTTGAAGAGCGTTTGAAATCTGTAATCAAAGAAGTAACAGATTCAGATGGAGAAATCATTTTATTTATTGATGAAATCCATACGCTTATTGGCGCAGGTTCGGGTGGAGATTCAGCAATGGATGCAGCCAATTTATTAAAACCTGCTTTGGCTCGTGGCGAACTTCGTGCAATTGGAGCAACTACTTTGAAGGAATATCAAAAATATATAGAGAAAGATAAAGCCTTAGAACGTCGTTTTCAAACGGTTGTGGTAGATGAACCAAGCATTCAAGATGCCATTTCTATTTTGCGTGGAATCAAGGAAAAATATGAACTTCATCACGGAGTTCAGATAAAAGATGATGCACTTATTACGGCTGTTCAGCTTTCTAGTCGTTATATCCCAGACCGTCAGTTGCCAGATAAAGCCATTGATTTGATGGATGAAGCTGCTGCAAAATTGAGAATAGAAATAAATTCTATGCCTCAAGAGTTGGATGAAATTCGTAGAAAAGTAATGCAGTTAGAAATTGAAAGAGAAGCAATACGAAGAGAAGGCGACAAAGAAAAAAACACGCTTCTTTCAAGAGAAATTGCAGACCTAAGAGCAACACAAGATGGTTTGATGGGACGTTGGGAAGCTGAAAAAGGTACTCTTGATGAAATAAGAGATACAAAAGAACAATTAGAAAATTTCAGAATACAAGCAGAACAAGCCGAAAGAGCTGGAGATTATGGAAAAGTAGCTGAAATTCGTTATGGAAAAATAACTGAAACAGAGCAAAAACTAGCTAAATTACAAGAAGCTCACGAAAAAGTAGATAATTCTAAAACAATGTTGCAAGAAGTAGTAACTTCTGAAGATATTGCAGAGGTAGTTTCGAAATGGACAGGAATCCCAGTAACTAAAATGTTGCAAGGAGATAGAGAAAAATTACTCAACTTAGAAGCTGAATTAGGCAGACGAGTTGCAGGACAAACAGAAGCAATTGCAGCAGTTTCGGATGCTGTGCGTAGAAGTCGTGCAGGTGTTCAAGATCCAAATCGTCCGATTGGTTCATTTATATTTTTGGGTACAACGGGTGTTGGAAAAACTGAACTTGCAAAGGCATTAGCTGAATATTTATTCAATGATGATAATGCAATGGTCAGAATTGATATGTCAGAATTTCAAGAACGCCACAGTGTAAGTCGTTTGATTGGTGCGCCTCCAGGATATGTAGGTTATGATGAAGGTGGACAACTTACCGAAGCTGTTCGTAGAAAACCATATAGTGTAATTCTTTTGGATGAAATTGAGAAAGCACACCCAGATGTTTTCAATATTTTATTACAAGTTTTGGATGATGGACGTTTGACAGATAACAAAGGTAGAGTTGCCAATTTCAAAAATTCGATTGTCATCATGACTTCAAATACAGGTTCTCAGATTATTCAACAAAACTTTACATTAGCAAATGAAAAAACTGATGAACAAGTAGAACAGATTTATGAAGACACTAAAATACAGGTTACAGAATTATTGAAAGCTACAATGCGACCAGAATTTTTGAATCGTATTGATGAAATATTAATATTCAAACCTCTTTCAAGAACAGAAATTCGTCAGATTGTGGATTTACAATTAAAACAAATTCAAAACAGATTAGATGAAAATGGAATTACTTTAGAAGTTTCAAAAGAAGTATTAGATTATATCGGTAAAATCGGTTATGACCCTCAATTTGGAGCAAGACCATTAAAAAGAGTTGTTCAACGAGAAATCTTAAACGAACTTTCAAAAGAAATATTAGCAGGAAAAGTAACCAAAGAAACTCCTGTGGGTGTAGTTTTGGAAAATGGAAAGATTACTTTTGTGAATAGTGTTTTAGAAGAGTAG
- a CDS encoding DUF3226 domain-containing protein: MEKILLILCEGAHDVAFLYKILRLGLSAKDIQSKKITEFDDSLSKYFINTLKNYKYEESNFYGKPNMPVPLELKKNDDTIQIFIYGLGGDKKIQDWKNMIEAYQDLVKSQHENEHYEVSLALFFDADKEGSKSRLKITQDYFRELLPEIDTITLTENIAETSSYKKIGLNIFADKNGTGNLESILTPLMRKENEDIFNNAASYFDANFDKKRTKRNNAKKEKSMIGIAGNLQYSGVANNAVIRQSDYITKDKIANNEDCKKIIQFVEQLLK, from the coding sequence ATGGAAAAAATACTACTCATTCTTTGTGAAGGCGCACACGATGTAGCTTTTCTCTATAAAATTCTTCGTTTAGGGTTATCAGCAAAGGATATACAGAGCAAAAAAATTACTGAATTTGATGATAGTTTATCAAAATATTTTATCAATACACTCAAAAATTATAAATATGAAGAGAGTAATTTTTATGGAAAACCCAATATGCCTGTTCCTTTAGAATTAAAGAAAAATGATGATACAATACAGATATTTATCTATGGATTAGGAGGGGATAAAAAAATTCAAGATTGGAAGAATATGATTGAAGCTTATCAAGACTTAGTAAAATCTCAACATGAAAACGAACACTATGAAGTCTCTTTAGCTTTATTTTTTGACGCAGATAAAGAAGGAAGTAAAAGTAGATTAAAAATTACGCAAGACTATTTTAGAGAATTGCTACCTGAAATAGATACTATAACACTAACAGAAAATATAGCTGAAACTTCTTCTTATAAAAAAATAGGATTAAATATTTTTGCTGATAAAAACGGAACTGGAAATTTAGAAAGTATTTTGACTCCTCTAATGAGGAAGGAAAATGAAGATATATTTAACAATGCTGCCAGTTATTTTGATGCTAATTTTGATAAAAAGAGAACAAAAAGAAATAATGCAAAAAAAGAAAAGTCAATGATTGGAATAGCTGGTAATTTACAATACTCTGGAGTAGCTAATAATGCTGTAATTCGACAATCTGATTATATCACAAAAGATAAAATAGCTAATAATGAAGATTGTAAGAAAATTATACAGTTTGTTGAACAATTATTAAAATGA
- a CDS encoding AAA family ATPase produces MEQEELEAQVKFVALSRLYLDPNNYRFIDHSDYVRVPEDKIRDNQIQKRTRNFLLGKNNENVEDLINSLKVNGYLSIDQIQVRELGKGSYLVIEGNRRIATLKYLQEKYEEEIDIGKLNPKIFSKVPIVLTRAADESHYKVLMALKHISGNKKWSAINQARLLKSLLDEGKSKEEIKDAVGISKTALNRFLRSLSLVEAYESSDYSDQFRSEKFNLFSELIKQPKIMSWLDWSNEIYEAGNKANLERLFSWISEDEKITEDGYRKSFEPIITKGDDMRELAKIIDDENLLETMETSRSISEAYLSSDVLLKDKFGNVITNLNKNINDAFNFISYADESTKNSLKEIRKKFDALLISQGLEDALPSREIQRQTLLDFSKSTHFSSITIENYKQFQDFSIKNLNRVNLIGGDNNSGKSSLLEAIYLLCIQNDIFAFIEMQRRRGKFFNNVPSNWLSNNVKQEYKINGVFFDINVDNYFHVEQEKDENFDKTDYLTTLFLKASFDNDYSESKMRLFEKDKQSYFKQINNLCHVRYSSPFSIHSREDLFRSHEKSIETKSIDKILSFIRNYVDKGIEKIDLVGEGDLQRFLVTHSEYNEAVDITHFGDGLQRIFQITLLFATVKNGVLLIDEIENAIHHDLFKNFTRFIEDLAEEFNVQLFITSHSKECINSFFDNGNKNTNLSAYSLINKNGEIELQYTEGERFARMIQNFDTDLRK; encoded by the coding sequence ATGGAACAAGAAGAACTCGAAGCTCAAGTTAAATTTGTTGCTCTTTCAAGATTATATTTAGATCCAAATAATTATCGTTTTATTGACCATTCTGATTATGTTCGTGTCCCAGAAGATAAGATAAGAGATAATCAAATACAAAAACGTACACGTAATTTTCTTTTGGGTAAAAATAATGAAAATGTAGAAGATTTAATAAATAGTCTAAAAGTAAATGGATATTTGTCTATTGACCAAATTCAAGTTAGAGAATTAGGAAAAGGGAGTTATTTGGTAATAGAAGGAAATAGAAGAATTGCAACACTCAAATACTTGCAAGAAAAATATGAAGAAGAAATAGATATAGGAAAGCTAAATCCAAAGATTTTTTCAAAAGTTCCAATAGTGCTAACACGAGCAGCAGATGAGAGTCATTATAAAGTTTTAATGGCTTTAAAACATATTAGTGGAAATAAAAAATGGTCTGCTATTAATCAAGCTCGTTTATTGAAAAGCCTTTTAGATGAAGGAAAAAGTAAGGAAGAAATAAAAGATGCTGTCGGAATTAGTAAGACAGCTCTTAATCGCTTTCTACGTTCTTTATCCCTCGTTGAGGCGTATGAAAGTAGTGATTATAGCGACCAGTTTCGTTCAGAAAAATTCAATTTATTTTCAGAACTTATTAAACAGCCTAAGATAATGAGTTGGTTAGATTGGAGTAATGAAATATATGAAGCTGGAAATAAAGCTAATTTAGAAAGATTATTTTCTTGGATTTCAGAAGATGAAAAAATAACAGAAGACGGATATAGGAAAAGCTTTGAGCCTATCATTACAAAAGGTGACGATATGAGAGAACTTGCCAAAATAATAGACGATGAGAATTTGTTGGAAACGATGGAAACTTCTCGTTCTATATCCGAAGCCTACTTATCTAGTGATGTTCTCTTAAAAGATAAGTTTGGAAATGTAATTACTAATCTCAATAAAAATATAAATGATGCCTTTAATTTTATTTCTTATGCTGATGAAAGTACAAAAAACTCATTAAAAGAAATACGTAAAAAGTTTGATGCCTTATTGATTAGCCAAGGTTTGGAAGATGCGCTGCCAAGTAGAGAAATTCAACGACAAACATTGTTAGATTTTAGTAAAAGTACCCATTTTTCCAGCATTACTATTGAAAACTACAAGCAATTTCAAGACTTTTCTATCAAAAATCTAAACCGAGTTAATTTGATTGGAGGAGATAATAATTCGGGCAAATCAAGTCTATTAGAAGCTATTTATTTGCTTTGTATTCAGAACGATATATTTGCTTTTATTGAAATGCAAAGACGTAGAGGAAAATTTTTTAATAATGTTCCATCTAATTGGCTTTCTAATAATGTAAAGCAAGAATATAAAATAAATGGTGTTTTCTTTGATATTAATGTAGATAATTATTTTCATGTCGAACAAGAGAAAGACGAAAATTTTGATAAAACAGACTATCTTACTACTCTGTTTTTGAAGGCTAGTTTTGATAATGACTATTCAGAAAGTAAGATGCGTTTGTTTGAAAAAGACAAGCAAAGCTATTTCAAACAGATTAATAATTTGTGTCATGTACGTTATTCAAGTCCATTTTCGATTCATAGCAGAGAAGATTTATTTAGAAGCCATGAAAAAAGTATAGAAACCAAGTCTATTGACAAAATACTCAGCTTTATTCGTAATTATGTCGATAAAGGTATCGAAAAAATAGATTTGGTAGGAGAAGGAGATTTACAGCGTTTTTTGGTTACTCATTCTGAGTACAACGAAGCTGTAGATATTACACATTTTGGGGATGGATTACAGCGTATTTTTCAAATTACATTACTTTTTGCAACTGTAAAGAATGGTGTTTTACTCATTGACGAGATTGAAAATGCTATTCATCATGACTTATTTAAAAATTTCACTCGCTTTATTGAAGATTTAGCTGAAGAATTTAATGTTCAATTATTTATTACTTCTCATAGTAAAGAATGTATAAATTCATTTTTTGATAATGGAAACAAAAACACAAACCTTTCAGCTTATAGTCTAATAAATAAAAATGGAGAAATAGAACTTCAATATACAGAAGGCGAACGCTTTGCTAGAATGATTCAAAACTTTGATACAGACCTAAGGAAATAA